From the Phycisphaerales bacterium AB-hyl4 genome, one window contains:
- a CDS encoding DNA-3-methyladenine glycosylase, producing MPDATSDIPKLPRTFFRREPVALAKSLLGQRLVRTLDDGTRLAGLIVETEAYLGIPDLAAHTARGRRTPRNESMWGDAGHAYVYFTYGMHHCFNVVAGKPDHPVAVLIRALEPTEGLDAMHARRATPRSRARRDTDLCSGPGKLCQALAITRDLDGVDLTKDSRLHLERVRHRRYPDSSIVTTTRVGVAYAGEWADKPLRFYVKGNPNISKA from the coding sequence ATGCCAGATGCCACTTCCGACATCCCCAAGCTCCCCCGCACCTTCTTCCGCCGCGAGCCGGTCGCCTTAGCCAAATCATTGCTCGGCCAACGCCTCGTCCGCACCCTTGACGACGGCACGCGACTCGCTGGCTTGATCGTCGAAACCGAAGCCTACCTCGGCATCCCCGACCTTGCCGCTCACACCGCCCGCGGCCGACGCACGCCACGCAACGAGTCCATGTGGGGCGACGCCGGCCACGCCTACGTCTACTTCACCTACGGCATGCACCACTGCTTCAACGTCGTCGCAGGCAAGCCCGACCACCCCGTCGCCGTGCTCATCCGTGCCCTCGAACCCACCGAAGGCCTCGACGCCATGCACGCCCGCCGCGCCACTCCCCGCTCGCGCGCCCGCCGCGACACCGACCTCTGCTCCGGCCCCGGCAAGCTATGCCAGGCCCTGGCCATCACCCGCGACCTCGACGGCGTCGACCTCACCAAAGATTCACGCCTGCACCTCGAACGCGTCCGCCATCGCCGCTATCCTGATTCCAGCATCGTCACCACCACCCGCGTCGGCGTCGCCTACGCCGGCGAATGGGCGGACAAGCCGCTGCGTTTTTATGTCAAAGGGAACCCGAACATCAGCAAAGCATAG
- a CDS encoding PD-(D/E)XK nuclease family protein, translating to MPIERHFLDWQTPALPAAVAWLGERFAGADGMWDLSSLTLALPSAEAGRRLNELLVRAAGEALVLPEVKTPGELPELFYTPTTPIAHGLHATLARVSALREADRELVRVIVPHPPEPSDWPQWWSLATQLEQLAEQLATGGLRVTDVPAELERQAVERTEQADLRWQALAALEQAYLDTLDALGLADRHASRLDAIASGGCAFDGELILLGMADLGKPTTDMLDQVDANIIALVHAPDHHAAGFDHQGVLISSYWQRQPVPLRNEMLHFVDRPTDQAREVVRLLAEHADGRYKLDEITVGLGDEKQAGVVRRALELADVPTRFAAGKPLNQTRPAAYLAVLGRFASQRRFDDLAELLRHPDVERQVIELVSSSEFRVSSSQDIAEGEQLETRNPKLETHHWLTLLDRYAAEHLQGRVDGHWLGSAEKQDRLRAVWQAINALLPVHPREKRPLPAWSEPIADALRKVYGSFNLQRHDRHHEALIRCLETLAQALREQADLDNVASFTDTSNSKLETPNSKLIPTLTASEAIALTLSRVASQRLPEPGGTAAVELMGYLELPLDDAPMLVLTSMNEGAVPASHAGDAFLPDSMRRSLGLPDSDRRLARDLYRLHAIVHSRPSVTLLACRRSMEGEPLAPSRLLLNADEATLVQRVRAFYEDDGSADRAASPMLLSPGERDQFLIPFPPLDVPVIDKLHVTAFRAYLSCPYRFYLRHIAKLTGVDDRVVELDGAAFGTLAHQVLAAFGRSDVTDCEHAPTLIDYLNEQLDDRVRRTFGRDQRPAVRVQVEQLRERLAAFAEQQARLASEGWRIVPKATETELSRTLSVDDTPFTLLGRIDRIDHHPDLGYRIIDYKTSDTAKRPDQTHRKSVDGEKVWVDLQLPLYLDLAASVDIAGSVAVGYFNLPKKLADVKLETAEWDDQALADARETRDHVVRALRDRRFWPPESPPTFADEFAGVCADAAIDRATLIHQSTPQGNAP from the coding sequence ATGCCGATCGAACGCCATTTTCTCGACTGGCAAACGCCGGCGCTGCCTGCGGCGGTGGCGTGGCTTGGCGAACGCTTTGCCGGGGCGGACGGGATGTGGGACCTTTCGTCGCTGACGCTGGCATTGCCCAGCGCCGAGGCCGGGCGTCGACTGAATGAGTTGCTCGTGCGTGCGGCGGGTGAGGCACTCGTGTTGCCCGAAGTGAAAACGCCGGGCGAGTTGCCGGAGCTTTTTTATACGCCGACGACACCGATCGCGCATGGCCTGCACGCCACGCTCGCGCGTGTGTCCGCGTTGCGGGAAGCGGATCGCGAACTGGTGCGTGTGATCGTGCCCCATCCGCCCGAGCCGAGCGACTGGCCGCAGTGGTGGTCGTTGGCGACGCAACTGGAACAGCTAGCCGAGCAGTTGGCGACCGGCGGGCTGCGCGTCACGGACGTGCCTGCCGAGTTGGAACGTCAGGCAGTCGAGCGGACGGAACAGGCCGACCTGCGATGGCAGGCGCTGGCGGCGTTGGAGCAGGCATATCTCGACACGCTTGACGCGTTGGGCCTCGCCGACCGTCATGCCAGTCGGCTTGACGCGATCGCCAGCGGGGGGTGTGCGTTTGATGGCGAGTTGATTCTGCTGGGCATGGCCGACCTCGGCAAGCCCACGACGGACATGCTCGACCAGGTTGATGCGAACATCATCGCGCTCGTGCACGCCCCCGACCACCATGCCGCGGGGTTTGACCATCAAGGCGTACTGATCAGCAGCTACTGGCAGCGGCAGCCCGTGCCGTTGCGCAACGAAATGCTGCATTTCGTCGACCGCCCCACCGACCAGGCTCGCGAGGTGGTGCGTCTGCTGGCCGAGCACGCGGACGGGCGATACAAGCTCGATGAGATCACAGTCGGCCTCGGAGATGAAAAGCAGGCGGGCGTCGTTCGGCGGGCACTCGAGTTGGCCGACGTGCCCACGCGTTTCGCGGCCGGCAAACCGCTGAACCAGACCCGCCCCGCCGCCTACCTCGCCGTGCTCGGCCGATTCGCCAGCCAACGTCGCTTCGATGACCTCGCCGAGCTGCTGCGCCATCCGGACGTGGAACGGCAAGTGATCGAACTAGTTTCGAGTTCCGAGTTCCGAGTTTCGAGTTCGCAAGACATCGCCGAAGGTGAACAACTCGAAACTCGAAACCCGAAACTTGAAACTCATCACTGGCTCACCCTCCTCGACCGCTACGCCGCCGAGCATTTGCAGGGCCGCGTCGACGGCCACTGGCTGGGCAGCGCTGAAAAGCAGGATCGGCTACGCGCCGTCTGGCAGGCGATCAACGCACTGCTTCCCGTACACCCGCGTGAGAAACGCCCCCTGCCCGCATGGAGCGAGCCGATCGCCGACGCGTTACGCAAGGTGTATGGCTCGTTCAACCTCCAACGCCACGATCGCCACCACGAAGCCCTCATCCGCTGCCTCGAAACACTCGCCCAGGCGCTGCGCGAACAAGCAGACTTGGATAATGTGGCGAGTTTCACCGACACTTCCAACTCGAAACTCGAAACTCCAAACTCGAAACTCATCCCCACGCTCACCGCATCCGAAGCGATCGCGCTCACGCTCAGCCGCGTCGCATCACAGCGGTTGCCCGAGCCCGGCGGCACAGCGGCGGTCGAACTCATGGGCTACCTCGAACTGCCCCTCGACGATGCGCCCATGCTCGTGCTCACATCAATGAACGAAGGGGCCGTGCCCGCTTCGCACGCGGGCGATGCGTTTTTGCCTGACTCAATGCGGCGATCGCTCGGCCTGCCCGACAGCGATCGCCGACTCGCGCGCGATCTCTACCGCCTGCACGCGATCGTGCACAGTCGGCCGAGCGTCACACTGCTGGCATGTCGACGTTCGATGGAAGGCGAGCCGCTCGCGCCAAGTCGCCTGCTGCTCAATGCGGACGAGGCGACGCTGGTGCAGCGTGTGCGTGCGTTTTATGAAGACGATGGCTCGGCCGACCGCGCTGCTTCGCCGATGCTGCTTTCCCCGGGTGAACGCGATCAGTTTCTCATTCCATTCCCGCCGTTGGACGTGCCGGTGATCGACAAGCTGCACGTCACCGCCTTTCGCGCGTACCTTAGCTGTCCGTATCGCTTTTACCTGCGACACATCGCCAAACTCACTGGCGTCGATGATCGTGTGGTCGAACTCGACGGCGCAGCGTTCGGCACACTGGCCCATCAGGTGCTCGCCGCATTCGGACGAAGCGACGTGACCGATTGCGAACACGCGCCGACGTTGATCGACTACCTCAACGAGCAACTCGACGACCGCGTCCGCCGAACGTTCGGCCGCGACCAACGCCCGGCTGTACGCGTGCAGGTCGAACAGCTACGCGAACGCCTTGCCGCCTTCGCCGAGCAACAGGCCCGCCTCGCGAGCGAGGGTTGGCGGATCGTGCCCAAAGCAACAGAGACCGAGCTGAGTCGTACACTTTCAGTCGATGACACGCCGTTCACCCTGCTCGGCCGCATCGACCGCATCGACCATCACCCCGACCTTGGCTATCGCATCATCGATTACAAGACTTCCGACACCGCCAAGCGCCCCGATCAGACGCATCGCAAGTCGGTCGATGGCGAAAAGGTGTGGGTCGATCTGCAACTACCGCTTTACCTCGACCTCGCCGCGTCGGTTGATATCGCGGGCAGTGTGGCCGTGGGCTATTTCAACCTGCCCAAAAAGCTTGCCGACGTGAAGCTGGAAACCGCCGAGTGGGACGATCAGGCGCTAGCCGACGCGCGTGAGACACGCGACCATGTGGTGCGTGCGTTGCGCGATCGTCGTTTCTGGCCCCCCGAATCACCGCCGACGTTCGCCGACGAATTCGCGGGCGTATGTGCCGACGCCGCGATCGACCGCGCCACGCTCATTCACCAGAGCACCCCTCAAGGCAATGCGCCATAA
- a CDS encoding UvrD-helicase domain-containing protein has product MTDTLHNSAEHRPALNVMLDPHRLIRASAGAGKTYQLTLRYLRLLAAGAEPESILATTFTRKAAGEILARVLGRLAEAADDDKARDALARDLGVELTQADCRSLLATLVRRLNRLAISTIDSFFNRIASTFRFELNLPLEPQLMDESHPVARQLRLEAIEAMLADHDDLHALLDLLRRLHHDTTARPVMQAIDGIVTNLYDLYRQAPHRETWAKLIVPPGLLERTDLIAAIEDLANAAEHLPDDKRFATAHGKSRDAALAQQWDVFLNTGLSKVVAAGKADYYKKPLPPPLAGAYLPLVEHAKANQVKQLRDQTLATFDLLHHFDVHYVRLRARQQVVLFSDLTHKLARELPLLGDELLMEIYFRLDARVSHLLLDEFQDTSLDQWRVLAPFAHEIRDNGPDPNLSGRSFFCVGDVKQAIYGWRGGCAELFDLVDADFPGASMPLSVSWRSSPIVLDTVNHVFNNLADCAAIKDDLPAVERWTLGYDEHRPADHHHNLPGYVQLITSTPALSTADVDEDIAPDDEDTLGPPAEAPHETFIAEQVKAIHDAAPGRSVAVLVSTNKAVHRLIYALRKLALPVSGEGGNPLTDCPAVNAVLSTLTLADHPGHSASAFHVVNSPMGSVVGLKSIGAAACEETAMLIRRSLLNDGYAATLARWVRQLAPSCNERSLTRLMQLVDMAEQYEPLATLRPTQFVAYVEATNVEEPTPAPIRVMTINKSKGLEFDAVVLAELERSLSSRWEVLVDRPTPTDEIEAVYRNPNQALRDQVPQLVGPYEQQRAQQRREDLCKLYVAMTRARHALHMVVRPLEPKKDGSPRSIGLSFAAMLRDTLAEADDDYNGGQVLYERGDAKWAQRLGDVETTPRADPADEQPASGSSTDLEGDGLRALAKASAASRRGWVTVSPSSLEHGGRVRGSDLLNLDAGQARLRGTLMHAWFERVGYVDEEPMPDETTLRATAQQVTPDVSEAWLSEQVEAFRAMLARPSVRELLSRQGATDPPWREKRFAMVEDGRLMRGQFDRVVVWRDADGRATKALLVDFKTDRVAGEALTERVEVYRPQVEAYRRAIAKLLRLNVADVSARLAFVESGEVVLCGQS; this is encoded by the coding sequence ATGACCGACACGTTACACAACTCGGCCGAGCACCGCCCCGCGCTCAATGTCATGCTCGACCCGCATCGGCTCATCCGTGCCTCGGCCGGCGCGGGCAAGACGTATCAGCTCACGCTGCGCTACCTTCGTCTGCTGGCCGCGGGTGCAGAGCCGGAGTCGATTCTCGCCACGACGTTCACCCGCAAGGCGGCGGGCGAAATTCTCGCGCGCGTGCTCGGCCGACTTGCCGAAGCCGCCGACGACGACAAGGCACGCGATGCCCTGGCGCGCGACCTCGGCGTCGAGTTGACCCAGGCCGACTGCCGCAGCTTGCTCGCCACGCTCGTGCGTCGGCTGAATCGGCTTGCCATCTCCACCATCGACAGCTTCTTCAACCGCATCGCGAGCACGTTCCGCTTCGAGTTGAACCTGCCGCTCGAACCGCAGTTGATGGACGAGTCGCATCCGGTCGCGCGACAGCTGCGTCTGGAAGCGATCGAAGCGATGCTCGCCGACCACGACGACCTGCACGCCCTGCTCGACCTGCTGCGCCGATTGCATCACGACACCACCGCCCGCCCGGTGATGCAAGCCATCGACGGCATCGTCACCAATCTCTACGATCTTTACCGTCAGGCACCGCATCGCGAGACGTGGGCCAAGCTCATCGTTCCGCCCGGCCTGCTCGAACGAACCGACCTCATCGCCGCGATCGAAGACCTGGCGAACGCTGCCGAGCACCTGCCCGACGACAAGCGTTTCGCGACAGCGCATGGCAAGAGTCGCGACGCCGCGCTCGCTCAGCAGTGGGACGTGTTTCTTAATACCGGGCTTTCGAAGGTGGTCGCCGCGGGAAAGGCGGACTACTACAAGAAGCCGTTGCCGCCGCCACTGGCCGGGGCGTACCTGCCGCTGGTCGAGCACGCGAAGGCGAATCAGGTCAAGCAGCTTCGCGACCAGACGCTGGCCACGTTCGACCTGCTGCACCACTTCGATGTGCACTACGTCCGCTTGCGCGCCCGACAGCAGGTCGTGCTTTTCAGCGATCTCACGCACAAGCTCGCGCGTGAGTTGCCGCTGCTCGGCGACGAGCTGCTGATGGAAATCTACTTCCGCCTCGACGCACGCGTGTCGCATTTGCTGCTCGACGAGTTTCAGGACACCAGCCTCGACCAGTGGCGTGTGCTCGCGCCGTTCGCCCACGAGATCCGCGACAACGGCCCCGACCCGAACCTCTCCGGCCGAAGCTTCTTCTGCGTCGGCGATGTCAAGCAGGCGATCTACGGCTGGCGCGGCGGCTGTGCGGAGCTGTTCGACCTTGTCGACGCCGACTTCCCCGGCGCGAGCATGCCGCTTAGCGTCAGTTGGCGTTCATCGCCCATCGTGCTCGATACGGTCAACCACGTTTTCAACAATCTCGCCGACTGCGCCGCGATCAAAGACGACCTGCCCGCCGTCGAACGCTGGACCCTCGGCTACGACGAGCACCGCCCCGCCGACCATCACCATAATCTGCCAGGCTACGTGCAACTCATCACCTCCACCCCCGCCCTTTCCACCGCCGACGTCGACGAAGACATCGCGCCTGACGACGAAGACACGCTCGGCCCGCCCGCCGAAGCGCCGCACGAAACTTTCATCGCCGAGCAGGTCAAGGCGATACACGACGCCGCGCCCGGCCGCAGTGTGGCGGTGCTCGTGAGCACAAACAAGGCGGTGCATCGCCTGATCTACGCGCTTCGCAAACTCGCGCTGCCGGTCAGCGGCGAAGGCGGCAACCCGTTGACCGATTGCCCCGCGGTGAACGCCGTGCTGTCGACGCTCACGCTGGCGGACCACCCCGGCCACTCGGCGTCGGCGTTTCACGTGGTCAACTCGCCCATGGGGTCGGTGGTCGGGCTGAAGTCGATCGGCGCCGCGGCGTGTGAAGAGACCGCCATGCTCATCCGCCGATCGCTGCTGAACGACGGCTACGCCGCCACGCTCGCGCGATGGGTCCGCCAGCTCGCCCCGTCGTGCAACGAGCGAAGCCTCACCCGGCTGATGCAACTGGTCGACATGGCCGAGCAGTACGAGCCGTTGGCAACGCTGCGGCCGACGCAGTTCGTCGCGTATGTCGAAGCGACCAACGTCGAAGAGCCCACGCCCGCGCCGATCCGCGTGATGACGATCAACAAATCGAAGGGGCTTGAGTTTGACGCGGTCGTGCTTGCCGAGTTGGAGCGTTCGCTGTCGAGCCGATGGGAAGTGCTCGTCGATCGGCCGACGCCGACGGACGAGATCGAAGCGGTATATCGCAATCCGAACCAGGCGCTGCGCGACCAGGTGCCGCAGCTCGTCGGGCCATACGAACAGCAGCGGGCGCAGCAACGGCGGGAAGATTTGTGCAAGCTGTACGTCGCGATGACGCGAGCGAGACATGCGCTGCACATGGTGGTCCGCCCGCTTGAGCCGAAGAAGGATGGATCACCCAGAAGCATCGGGCTCAGCTTTGCTGCGATGCTGCGTGATACGCTCGCCGAGGCCGACGATGATTACAACGGCGGACAGGTGTTGTACGAACGCGGCGATGCAAAGTGGGCGCAGCGGCTGGGCGATGTTGAAACGACGCCCCGTGCGGACCCCGCAGATGAGCAACCCGCCTCAGGCTCATCAACAGACTTGGAAGGCGACGGCTTGCGGGCATTGGCCAAAGCGTCCGCAGCCTCACGACGAGGTTGGGTAACGGTGAGCCCATCATCGCTGGAGCACGGCGGCCGCGTGCGCGGCAGCGACTTGCTCAACCTAGACGCGGGGCAGGCTCGGCTACGCGGCACGCTGATGCACGCCTGGTTCGAGCGCGTCGGCTATGTCGACGAAGAGCCGATGCCGGACGAGACAACGCTGCGGGCGACGGCGCAACAGGTCACGCCGGACGTGAGCGAGGCTTGGCTAAGCGAGCAGGTGGAGGCATTTCGCGCGATGTTGGCTCGGCCGAGCGTGCGCGAGTTGCTGAGTCGGCAAGGGGCGACCGATCCGCCGTGGCGGGAGAAGCGGTTTGCGATGGTCGAAGACGGCCGACTGATGCGCGGCCAGTTCGACCGCGTGGTGGTCTGGCGTGATGCCGACGGCCGGGCGACGAAGGCCCTGCTGGTCGATTTCAAGACCGATCGCGTCGCGGGCGAAGCGTTGACTGAGCGTGTGGAGGTGTATCGCCCGCAGGTCGAGGCGTACCGCCGGGCGATTGCAAAATTGCTTCGGCTGAATGTGGCGGATGTGTCCGCCCGGCTCGCTTTTGTCGAGTCAGGGGAAGTCGTCCTTTGTGGGCAATCGTAA
- the rpiB gene encoding ribose 5-phosphate isomerase B gives MKIAIACDHGGFALKQPIMDLIKQQSHAVLDLGAHQYDAADDYPDFARYLGQAIQHGQADRGILLCGSGIGACVAANKLTGVRAGVCHDVYSAHQGVEHDDMNVICLGARVIGEALAVDLVTAFINAKFTGEDRHARRLEKIKAMEAAG, from the coding sequence ATGAAAATCGCAATAGCATGCGATCACGGCGGGTTCGCTCTCAAGCAACCGATCATGGACCTCATCAAGCAACAGAGCCACGCCGTGCTCGACCTCGGCGCACATCAGTACGATGCGGCCGACGATTACCCCGACTTCGCCCGCTACCTCGGCCAGGCCATTCAACACGGCCAGGCCGACCGCGGCATTCTCCTCTGCGGCTCGGGCATCGGCGCGTGCGTCGCCGCCAACAAGCTCACCGGCGTCCGGGCCGGCGTCTGCCACGACGTCTACTCCGCTCATCAGGGCGTCGAACATGACGACATGAACGTCATCTGCCTCGGCGCTCGCGTCATCGGCGAAGCGCTCGCGGTCGACCTCGTTACCGCCTTCATCAACGCCAAGTTCACCGGCGAAGACCGCCACGCCCGCCGACTCGAAAAGATCAAAGCCATGGAAGCGGCAGGGTGA